The DNA segment gtgggttttctccgggtactccggtttcctcccacattccaaaaacatgctaggttaattggcgactccaaattgtccataggtatgaatgtgagtgtgaatggttgtttgtctatatgtgccctgtgattggctggcgacacgTCCAGAatgtacccgaagacagctgggataggctccagcatacccacgtcgccaattaacctagcatgtttttggaatgtgggaggaaaccggagtacccgaagaaaacccatgcatgcacaaggagaacatgcaaactctacacagagattcccaagcagagaatcgaacccaggtcctcCTGATCTCCCTGATCTCCACTCCACTTTTATCAGTGTCTCAATATTTCACAGATTTTCGAAATTCATTCCCAGTCCCGGAGAGTAACCACCTACTGTATTGCTGTTTTTCAGCACCACAAGTAAGACGATGAACTTTAACCCCAAAGCCCCAAGGTATCCTCGTCCAGAAAGGTCAAACGACTGTACACTTGGATTTCTAATTGAGTATTTGTTTGCACTTTACAATAAGTTGCTGTCGTCCTGCTGAAATattgctcacacacacaaaaaaagtcattgaACATACCACAAAGGAGCAGGAAGCAGAGTTCGAAGGGTGATCAGTTAAACACcttttcacacttccacatcACAATCCCTTCTGTAGGTTGGTTATTGTTGCTCTTAAAATGCTTTTCATCATACAagaattgtccaaaatgggCCACATCAAGTTATGCACAGTGTCATTTATagtttttcctatttttttcattttcttttgttagcCACCTCTGTTTAGtcattcttctttcttcttattATGATCATATGCCCTGTCAgtagatttttttgtgtttcatcTGAAGTGCATCAAATTAAGATTGCTTTGCTATGCAGTAAGTAAATCTATTTATTACAGTTTGGATTTTCATGCAGGAAAAACAACTTAAAGAAGATGGCAGAACAGCTTTTAGCCTTTATGACAGGAAGTATTGTATAGTCTGATATCTGTCAGCACAAAGGAGTGCTTAAAGTGCTCCAAATGAGATGGATAGTGTAGTGTACGTACATGCTAGTGTGTGTCTTGTGAATAAGACAAAagatcaaaacaaaaatatcatgTGACTTATGTGTATATCAGGAACCTTTCCAAGATTTGTTGTTTCCGTACCCTGTCACTGCTTTCTTTGTAGCGCCCACtggtgtgtgtctctgtgttgctttgtgtgtgtgtgtctcacaatTGCGGCGATAACATTGAAATGTGTTCTGCAGCGTTCACAAAGCATCCCCCAAATTGCTTTGTGATATCATACACCTTGATGCATGACACCCTGGCAAAGACCCACACATGGATATTACATTGTGTAATTGTGGATCTAAATAAGATGCAATTGATACCTGGAAAAGCTTGTTGGAGCCACGTTTTCACGCAATAAAATGGcagcataaacacacaaaaaaacactattaCATATGCACTAACTTCTTCTTTAAGGACAGGATACATTCAGTGACAGTGTGACCATCGTTTAGTGTGTTTATTGGGGATGATGCATTTTTGATGAGCATTACATGAGTACATCTCATCATTACCCATattcatgatgaaaaaaaatcctcattaTGTTTACTcttgcggcacggcggtctagtggttagcgcgcagacctcacagctaagagaccagggttcaactccaccctcgggcatctctgtgtggagtttgcatgttctccccgtgcatgcgtgggttttctccgggtactccggtttcctcccacattccaaaaacatgctaggttaattggcgaattgtccataggtatgaatgtgagtgtgaatggttgtttgtctatatgtgccctgtgattggctggtgacacattcagggtgtacctcgcctctcgcccgaagacagctgggataggctccagcacccccccgcgacccttgtgaggaaaagcggtagaaaatgaatgaatgaatgtttactctTCAGGCTTACATACAGCAACCGCCCTGCCCAAGACCGACTCTGCAGGCTACAGCAGCTGAGCCTCATTCACGTATGCGGTGCAATTGAGAACGACTCGTGTGGCGTTTACTTTATTAGGTTTCTTGTCTAAAGTTACTCGGTAAacttgtttcacttgttttcaCGTACATGGTGCTGTGCATGCTTGTGTTGCGTCAGTCACTTATGCAACAAATCAATCCGGGTAGCATGAACACTTTTTTTCTAGaaatttttgtcttattccataaagtcatcataaaacagtcGTGCTAcatacaatataagaattttgttcattttcagttggcagtaTACAGCCAGTGGTAACagtaacctgcattgactgtAACTGTAGTAAGTACAACAGctgacctattgtgctttttccacttttctgacctataaatgtagttaagtgtatccaatccaatccacttttttatgtagcacattttataaacaaagtttccaaagtgctgcacagaatagtaaaataaaaagtaaaaataaaataaataaaattacaaattggGCTGCACAGCGCGCAGAgttcacagcgaggagacctgagttcaatccgaccctcggccatttccgtgtggagtttgcgtgttctccccgtgcatgcgtgggtttttttacgggtactccggtttcctcctacattccaaaaacatgctaggtaaattggtgactccaaattgtccataggtatgaatgtgagtgtgaatggttgtttgtctatatgtgccctgtgattggctggcgaccagtccagggtgtaccccgcctctcgcccgaagacagctgggctccagcaccccccgcgaccctcgtgaggataagcggtagaaaatgaatgaatgaatgaaattacaaattgaatttaatcaggaattaaaagatcaaatattaaacacaagaaacaaagcaataaaagtataaaaaataaaaccaattaacacaaaaagaaagaactaaaagacacaggaccattaCGACTCAcgccgagttaaaagccagataATAAAAGTGGGTTCTATCAAtagtgggggccttttttaattGGGAGGAGAGAGAGTTCCATATAGCTTGGGGCCGActacagaaaaggctcggtgttccctggtcttaagtctcgtcttgggcaccacaagctggaactggccctcggacctcagtgacctcACTGGCGAGTAAATTTGAATGTATTTGGGCCttaacgccttaaaaacaaacaataaaatcttcaaATCAATCCTAcagcgaacaggcaaccaatgcagggaggcgAGAATTTTGGTGAGGttctccccctttttggttcctgttaaaagccgtaccacagagttctggactaactgtaagcagGAGAGAGATTTTTGACTAaatgtattctcgtgttaaacgatgccaaaataTACCTGAATATGATCCTGTTAATTGTCCACGTCTTTCCGCAAATCATCTTCTGCACATTCACACGATTCTTGTGCAAAGACACTCTGAGACACAAAGACACACTTTGACTCATTTGCAACGTCAGGTTTGGTGTGGTTGCAAATCAGTGCTTTCAAAAGCCCATACAGCATTTTAAGAGGGATTAAAATTGATTATCTCAGCTAAACACAGCTGCTATAGAGTCTAATCAGCTGTGCGGCATCGTGCACTGCATTCTCCGTCAACGTGCGAGCGTTCATTACTGTGTGTGAGCCCCTAAAGTGTATACCGCATACAGCTTTTCATTTAACGGCCATAATACATGATCTTAACTAGAGTTGGTTAGGAAAACAATACCCGCCGTGCAAGCGGGGAAGCAATAAAGGCATGACGTGACTGAGGATGATTGCGCTACGGCCAACAGAAAGAGATGCTCGTGGGGCAAAAGTTGGCAGcaattaccttttttttttgcccatgcCAAGGTGTGCACCCGTGCAAATGAAAATCTCGTCTTGATGGACCGAGAGGCAGCCAGGTCTTTGCAAGGGGTCACGTGCAGACTGTTTCAAAACTCAATTACCTCAAAGTAAGGAAACATTTATTCTGTTAAAGAGGCTGCCGTGACAGCGGTGCGTTTACCTTATAGGAAGTCTAGCAACACACAAATAGAGTGGAATGTCttcctgcagaaaaaaaaaaacactggcacTGAGAAACTCAGCATCGTTCACTCAGAAAACAATTAAGAGGACATAAGCCTACTGTGTGGTTTACTAACTAGTATGATACACGCTTTTAACAATTGAGTTTAAGGTTATTTTAAGACAAATCTTAGGTATTAAATATGCATGTCAAAACAGTTTGGAAGCAAAAATAAGTGTATATAAGAAATAAGTAGAAATAAgcagttttaccatgccttttgagccatcccaaacttctttcagggctcacttttaaatgtgcaaacagaaaaagaaaaagatgtgttcaagtctcacataagaattgtggatgacaaataaataaaataaaatataaaagaattttaaaaaattagcagttttcctttaagtgtGTGAGGTATATTTAGGGATTAAATGTGTAATTGTGTccaattttcataattttttttcaatatttatgatttaatgtaattagttattttattataacatGTGGAAGTTACtgctatattattttattgtaatatttgtgtttttatttattattagtagtatttttcatatatatgaaagatggatagatggatagataatatatatataataataataacaatgtggagaataaatagatgacatcaaatatgacaacaatgtacagcgtaaaaagtaatttgtacaaataatttagataatttTGAACCCTTAGGGTTTTGAACCTAACCCTTTTgaagcacgcagacctcacagctaggagaccccagttcaattccaccctaggccatctctgtgtggcgtttgcatgttgggttttctccgggtactccggtttcctcccacattccaaaaacatgctaggttaattggcgactccaaattgtccataggtatgaatgtgagtgtgaatggttgtttgtctatatgtgccctgtgattggctggcgaccagtccactgtgtaccccgcctctcgcctgaagacagctgcaggctccagcataccggcgaccttaatgaggataagctgtagaaaatgaatgaatgaaatgtggaTTATGAGAGtatcaattatattttttcccattcccTGCTAATCTTACCTACAGAAAAATGTAGTTGAAGAGCCCTGATGTGCGGCATGACagcctttttgaaaaaaaaatcaaaccctTTCACCAAGAGATTTTTGATGTCACAGagcggaaaaaaaaataataatctttgtGGACGTTGATTAAAATTTTGATGAGACAGATAAGGAAGTCTTTGTTCCTTCCCTACTGACTCTTCCCAGGgtaaactaaaaataattacacCGATAAAGTGAGCAGGTCATGGATTTGCTCTTGCTACCGGACTGATCATCCCTCATGCTAGAACATGTCGTTATTTCCTCCGAGGGACTATGCTAGACCTTATATAATCTGAGAAACCCTTTCAGATTTAAAGATCAAACCTGGCTTCTTTTAAAGGACCTCTGTGTTAGGTTTACCAAGCTGGGATGCGAGGTTGGTACCAGTTCACTGTTGCATTAAAAAGTGATCCAGGTCATTGTGTAGTGCAACAATTCTTTAACAAAGACGTTTTATGGTTGTTGAGGGTTGTGTAGTTTTCCTCAAGGCCCAAATGCTCCAAGAATTTAGAAGAAAGGGGCTTAGCCGCATTGGTCCTATGAAGTGTTAAATATGTTTTCCACATAATAAACAATATCTGCTGTTGAGGTGAACCGGATCCCTGTGTGTCGCTAATATCCAGTGACTGATAAATCAGCCAATAGTGGAAGTCGGTATGGCAGAAAGCGTCTTATCTGTTAGACCGCAGACACGGTTGCATATCCTCTTAGGTCACACATGCAACAAGGCACAGAATCTGAATCTGGCCTCTGCATATGACAAAGGGGTGGGGAAAGGCATTGTAAAGCCATGGTACTAagcctcctccccccccccccggccaatAAGAGGTGACCCACCAAACCGTTTTGGCACCACAGCGTCCAGGTTTCATCTGGGCATCGAGTCAACTCCCCAACTTGACTTCATCGGAAACAGATGACGTTTGAGGGCAAAGCTGCCGCTGGCTTTTGCTGTCCGACTGGATGTAAACCGACAGCTCACTTTCTGGAGCATCTGTGAAATATATGCAGTGTATTTCTTCCGCTACATATTCAAAGAGTTTGTTCAATGATCTGTGTTGACTTATCCCGCTGAGCTTATCTGGCCCGGTTTGAGAGTGCCTGCCAGTTGAGGTAAGATGCTTAACACTTTTAACACTAGCCAGACATCACTTTTAAAATATCTTGTCGTGCACATAGTCTAAATTCGTATTGCTTGTCGTGACgcatattataaaaatgtataatttttctCTGTAAATGTTGAACACAGAATACTCATCTATTTTGAATAATACAACCACCACAATTAGTCGTCTAAAGTCGCCTAAAGCTTGGCAGCAGGGGAAGAATGAATGCTATTAATGCTATTCATAAACTAAATGTTCATTTAGTGATTTTTCATATGtttttgtgggattttttttattctacaaAAGCAAATTGGAAATAAATGGAATTATATTGGCCCCGAGGTACAAGTAGCAGTAGTTTGGATGTGAGTACTGACATTCCAAAATGCTAGGTTTgccaaaaaatactaaatataccTTCTGTCTGTAGCAAATATGCAACATAAATTACAATGTTGTGACTGGCATGAATATAGTCACAGATTCAACTTCAATTAAATTGGCAGTGTCAGATACACTCATAAGGTATTTGCAAGTACATTAGTGTATACTTTTGGCAGTGATGCTCACTcccacagacccccccccccccccccccccccgcaccccccaccccaccagcAATCTTCCAGTGGTATGTGTGTTTAAGAGCCACTTTGAAGCTGCTCATTGCTTTATTTAGCCCTTTAAAGTTCCAGCTGGGGTTATCGCTACCTGTCCATTTATTGACTCTGCAGCTTTCACTAATTTGTTTTAGAAACGTTGCAATCAATTctttttatatgaaatattgtGTTTTCCCGTTATCTCACTGGTTTTTGCCGTTTTATCAGCAGCCTTGTCGGTATTTACTATCTTGTCCATTCATCATCTGGAGTCAACTGCTGAATTTTTCATCCTTTTAACACCAGTGTAGGAAATCTCCCCTGCATATTGTCCTATTTGAGAGCCCGCGAGGCGCAAGTGTTGGCAACTATTTCCAGACAGCAAATATGTGCAAGCGACCTTTCTTGCAATGGTGCCGACCTTTGGATTTCAAAGGGGGAGATACAACAGGCATTGGGGGAAATCTGGAACATTTGCGCCATTTATTAAATGTGCCTCAGCTTTGCAGCAACACAGCTACTATGACAACAGTTACAGTCATTCTGGGATGTACTGTGCTTATTTTCTGTGTTAAGACCTCTTCAGTTAATTAGTGTGTGGTctacaaattaattaatggaGTTACACAGGACTAAATTCACCATAGTTGCAGCAGTCTTATCTACCTCTGTATGCACTTTATATATTTCAGGGTGTCACACTTGCTTgcaaacatatttatatataacactattgtttacaatgaactcatcagtgTTATTAATGCTGTCTAAACAGTTTGCACCTGACCGCTattgcaacattggttctgttgctccTGTGTTGAGCATTATACTTACAATTACTTTATGGTAAAACgatgtatgtttttctttcatctttCTCATACACAGTTTgtaaagtaaaacaaatattGCAAGTTGTTTGTTTGGGAAATAACATTGTCTGTTCAATTAGTGATTTAGGTAAATATACACCCTGGTTATAATCAGAGCATTTGTGTTATGTACATTAATGCCTGAGAAAGTAtgccataacataacataaaaacaatggCAATATAATGTATAGTGGCTCATTACattaagtaataaaaataatatggtattggtaatggtaatggttttatatcatttgaagatgcatcagattacaattgaatgcatcacataatcagttcacagttccacatgtccaaaaggagtaggaagaagcaaagcttattaaatcctaccccttcatctggtacttttacaatcagtaactgttacatttgttcacttcctgctttcctactatagtttaagttttttttttttcattttacaaccTGGACAGGAACAATAACAAATACCcctacaaaaataatatttgtagatTTTTCTCAGGGGaaaaatggtaatgataatggtttaatttcatttgaacatgcatcagattacaattgaatgcatcacataatcagttcacagttccacatgtccaaaaggagtaggaagaagcaaagcttattaaatcctacccctccatctggtacttttacaatcagtaactgttgcatttgttcacttcctgctttcctaatatagtttaacttgaattttttttttatcacgcaTCAATAAAAAATTGATTCATTCACTCATACATAGCATGCATTTAACTGTCTTAAGAGTAATAACTATTTAAGTACACCACTGATACTTAAATGTGTGCATGAATgccataaacaacaaaaaaatatatatgacagTTCCTCCTCCATTGCGCCTGTAGTTCAATCCAAGAGGCACATTTACAACTGCGTAGCAACAGCCAAAATCCCAGCTCAATAACAAAAGTTCTTTAACGCATTAAATATTTACTCCACACTGCGCAGAACCGGCCCATCCAATAAGTTTATAAGAGCAGTCTTTTATAAGAGAATTCATCAAGCAAATCAAGTACAAAATGGTTCCACTCGGCTGGGAGCTGTGGAGCAGTGTGACTTTCTCGTCTTCATGGTCTTGATCGATGCTCTCCCTGAGTGGCCTCCCCAGTGTAAACAACACAGCAAGTTGTTTGACTCTGCACATGGACTCTTATTCATCACCACTAAAGTGAGACAGCGGGAGATCAGCAGGTGGGAGCGCATGCAGCTCGTAAATAGCATCCTCTGTCTTAAGCCTTGTTGTCCAGTTAGCAGAATGCTtagaaaaacatttgttttccgACTAAAGACACACAGAAGTGCACTTAGGTCATAGTGGCAAGGTTGGTCATGGTGATTTaaaacatgcatgtatgtacatatCCCTTGCAAAAACTCCAAACTCTAATTATGTGTTTATTCATCGGAATGACTAAGCAGACAGAGCATGGAAGCAGGTGATAATTGAAGAGAGACTGCTTTCCAAAATCTGGAAATTATGTATTCACAGGTATATTACACAGCCAATGTTGTGATAGCATTAAGGGGCAACTAGCATTAATACcgctgatgagttcattgtaaacaagtgTGACAATATGACTTTCACACCATTAGCTGAGTAGGGCTTCCACTGCATGCAGAGGAAGATGaggctgctggatgctgaccactaaTGATACTTCAAATGGACTTAGTACAAGTACATCAGGACATTGTTTACAACCACTCTTATTAATGCAAATGCTTTTTGACTTGCTGCCAATCAGAGACCTGTTGTGGACCACATACCTGTGGACTATAGGGCTAATTGTTAATTGGATAGATATCATTAATTTGAGCgttaaaaaagtggaaatactAATACAATATAggagtaatgtaatgtaatgtaatgtgcaTACAGTAATTTCATTCTGCATACAGAACAATTGAAGATCGAATCTGGATCCATTTgatattcttcattcattcattttctaccgcttatcctcacaagggtcgctgggtatgctggagcctatcccagctgtcttcgggcgagaatcgtggtacaccctggactggtcgccagccaatcacagggcacatatagaccaaccattcacactcacattcatacctatggacaatttggagtcgccaattaacctagcatgtttttggaatgtgggaggaaaccggagtacccggagaaaacccacgcatgcacggggagaacatgcaaactccacacagagatgcccaggaATGCccagaatcgaacccaggtcttcccgatatcctgactgtgtggcctatatGCGACCAACTCATCAAGACATACTCaacaattttaaaaagatgtagaatttttttttacaagtatcTATTTCaggttattattttttgcaagtgttatttattatttatttcaaaccCCACTCAGTGGCACCCCTCCTGAGTGTGAGAAAATCCTATTAACACCCATTGACACAATGTTTATTGCAGGCCATGTTACTTTGTAGGTGCAATTTGACATGAATTTGGGCTAATTTTGTTGTGGGGGCAGTGttcgtaaaaaaaatgtacaatgttatgttttgttttctcctACAGAGGTACCCCTATTTGCACCACATACAGAAGCCAACGTTTGTTCGAGAAAAATGCCAGCAGCTGTCGGAGGTCCTGTTGGCTACACACCCCCTGAGGGTGGCTGGGGCTGGATGGTGGTGGCTGGTGCCTTCATTTCTATTGGATTCTCCTATGCGTTCCCCAAGTCCATCACGGTCTTCTTCAAAGAGATTGAGGCGATCTTCAACGTGACCAGCAGCCAGGTTTCCTGGATCTCCTCGATCATGTTAGCGGTCACGTATGGAGGAGGTGAGTACTACAAATCCTAatgttttacaaatataatgctTTAATCATATTATGTTAATCCCTTAAGTAGTCTTTACGCCCTGTTGCTATGTTGTATGAATTAGAGTGGGATTTTCAAAGTGTGAGGCACAGCAGCTtgaggaaaacaaagaaatttggtaattcattcattcattttctaccgcttttcctcacgagggtcgcggcggggggtgctggagcctatcccagctgtcttcgggcgtgaggcggggtacaccctggactggtcaccagccaatcacagggcacatatagacaaacaaccattcacactcacattcatacatttggagtcgccaaataacctagcatgtttttggaatgtgggaggaaaccggagtacccgggaagaacatgcaaactccacacacagagatagccgagggtggaattgaaccctggtctcctagctgtgaggtctgcgcgctatttGGTAATGTTTTATAAATATGCTAATCTAAtgcaaattttccaaatatgttaatgttaaagaCATGGTTCTGGTTGTGTTTTTGAGGCATCGAGAGTGTTGAGTGCACTCTGATGAGAAGAATGATGTCACACAGGCAGGTAATGATAAGGTTTGTTTACACGCATGATATTCCTCACAGGGAGAACAGCATCGGCCATTCCTCACAGCTGTCATCTCTGGAATGAAAATGGCTGCACTTCCCTTTATTTCAAAATGagataaacagcaaaaaaatgatGCGGTCCACTTTTTGCAGTGTCAGGAAAGTTTCTGGAACATATTTCCTTAGTGCGTCAAACTGATATGAAGTGCAGTTGGAAGATGtgcaaacaataaaagtaaagttGGGGATGGTGCATTTTATGTATGGATACTATAGCTTCATACATTATGTAAAGGCAAGTTATTGAAGGTTTAGTGTTTGAGTCAACAATAGCTTATTTAACATATCCAATGCAAGCGAAACTACACGTCCAACTTAATCCCTCTTTCCTCATTACATCAGCAAGCAGGATGTTTACCATCAATGCATCAAAGCTTCTTATCGTACTGCGACACATTTCACAGAGGACGACTGACGTTGTCAATGAATGCAAATATTCacgtgtaaacacacacaactaACACTCGCAACTAACACAAAAAAGTTCAGTGAGGCGAAGTGTGTTTGCCTGCTCTGCGACAGTGACGTTTTCCGCACTCAACATTCTGTGCATGTCGACGGGACAAGTTCATTAGCAAGCCACTGTTGCGCACCTCTGTACTCCTTCCATTTTTGATCCATTACCTTCATAATATTCTACACCAATTCGGTTCCAACCTTTTTATCCCGAGCAGCTCTCCCCACAGGCCCACGAGGAAAGAACTCATTGATAGTGCGGAGTCGGGCTGCATTACAATTTAAAGACCCTTTGTCTTGCACTGTGCTGGCAAATGAGTTTGGACAACCTCTAAACAAAAACTGTCAGTTTCTATTTAGGCGTGGTGGGCAGTGGAAAGATTTGGCATAGAGGCGGTCTTCCTTGTGGGCCCTCATACACACTCAGGCCTGGTATTGCAAACCATAGGTGGAcgtctgtttttttgttatttgtttacatgttgTAAAGTCTTCCTCACGCTTCTGTACGACCACAGACATATTgcttaaaattttaaaaattgctCCTTTAATCACAAAAGGTTAGAGCCTTGCAAGAAAGTGTATAATATTGGCATGCCACACACAACCCTTcaaccacatacacacacacaacaaaacaccCACGCCTGAACTTCCAATCATCTTTCAAACGCATTTAGAGTCAATTTAAGGAGACCCCACAAACAAATTACATCTCTGTCAATTTTTATGCATCTCAGAGGCAAATAAATGATTATTTCATTACAGCTCTTGTGGTTTTTCTGACAGATCCTGTTATTAATGGTTGGAAAGAACATCTACTGCAGTGCAGCACTGACAAAAATGATTGCAGAAGTTGTTTTGGGGTTTGGTGCAGCACAGATGTGCTGCTGTGGCCCTCTTGTGGACAAATGTACACttgcagaacaaaaaaaaacaaaaaaaaaagtgaatgtgtgtgattttttttttttgtttttttttggacactcAGGACCTATCAGCAGTATCCTGGTGAACAAATATGGGAGTCGTCCTGTTATGATGCTGGGGGGATGTCTGTCTGGTCTGGGCCTCATTGCTGCCTCCTTCTGCAATTCTGTCCAAGCCCTGTACTTCTGTATTGGTGTTGTGGGAGGTAAGTCATTTTGCACACTGTTGCCATCTAGTGTTATTCCAATATGCTGCTCactttctttgtgttttaggttTGGGATTGTCTTTTAATCTGAACCCCGCCCTCACCATGATTGGGAAATACTTCTACAACAGGCGCCCCATCGCCAATGGCATCGCCATGGCTGGTAGTCCGGTCTTCCTCTCCACGCTGGCCCCTCTCAACACGTGGTTCTATGACCGTTTTGGCTGGAGAGGAAGCTTCCTCATCCTGGGTGGCCTTTTGCTCAACTGTTGTGTTGCCGGGTCCCTCATGAGGCCAATCGGACCAAAGCCCAAACCTGCAGAGAAGACAGTCGGGAGGAGGAGCATGACGCAGATTATTAACAGCTTCATTGACCTGTCGTTGTTTAAGCATCGTGGCTTCCTGCTTTATATTTCAGGCAATATTATAATGTTCTTCGGACTTTTTGCGCCGTTGgtgttccttagtaactacgcAAAGAGTAAAGAGATCCCTAAAGAGAAAGCAGCGTTCCTGCTGTCGGTGCTGGCGTTTGTTGACATGGTCGCCCGGCCCTCTATGGGCATTGTGGCCAACACTAAGTGGGTTCGACCCAGGATTCAGTACTTCTTTGCCGCTTCTGTGTTGT comes from the Doryrhamphus excisus isolate RoL2022-K1 chromosome 18, RoL_Dexc_1.0, whole genome shotgun sequence genome and includes:
- the slc16a1a gene encoding monocarboxylate transporter 1a; the encoded protein is MPAAVGGPVGYTPPEGGWGWMVVAGAFISIGFSYAFPKSITVFFKEIEAIFNVTSSQVSWISSIMLAVTYGGGPISSILVNKYGSRPVMMLGGCLSGLGLIAASFCNSVQALYFCIGVVGGLGLSFNLNPALTMIGKYFYNRRPIANGIAMAGSPVFLSTLAPLNTWFYDRFGWRGSFLILGGLLLNCCVAGSLMRPIGPKPKPAEKTVGRRSMTQIINSFIDLSLFKHRGFLLYISGNIIMFFGLFAPLVFLSNYAKSKEIPKEKAAFLLSVLAFVDMVARPSMGIVANTKWVRPRIQYFFAASVLYNGVCHVLAPISVDYKGFVIYAIFFGFAFGWLSSVLFETLMDLVGAQRFSSAVGLVTIIECGPVLLGPPLLGKFKDIYHDYKYTYQGCGILLIVSSFFLFMGMGLNYRLLRKEKKEEERMAKVGEQRSYRDKAAKVVEARNTDTV